The following nucleotide sequence is from Borreliella spielmanii.
TATTGTGCTTATCTTGAAAAAAGAGCAAAAATCGCAAATCCAAATGTTAAAATCGTTTATTTTGATTTTGAAAATCTTAATATTAAATCATTTTCTTTTTTAGAAGGTAAGTTTTCTTATGATTTTGTTTACAAAGGGTTTGAGTACTCTATTTTATTGCTGGGTCGGCATAATATTTTTAATGCAATAGGATGTATTAATTTGGCTCTATTTTTAGGAATGAGAGAAAAAGAAATAAGAGAAGGACTTATTGAAACCACTTTTCAAAAGGGTAGGGCTGAAATTTTAATAAAAAATGGATATTTAATTTTAAATGATTCTTATAATGGCAATATGGGTTCTTTTATAGCCTTAAAAAATATGATTTTAGATCTTAATATCCAAAATAAAAAATTTATAGTTCTTGGGTCTTTTAAAGAGCTTGGGGAATTTGCATATAAAACTCATAAAGATTTAATCCAAGAAGCTGTTTCAATGAATTTTGATAAAATTTTTTTAATTGGCGAAGAATTTTTAGATGTTAGGTATTCTGAGAATTTAGTTGAAAAGTGTTTATATTATTTTAGTGAGTTTGATAAATTTATTGATTTTTTTTTAAAAAGTTTAGAACCTTCAGTTTTTATTGTCATTAAAGGCTCAAGGTTTAACAGATTGGAGAGAGTTTTAAATTATATTTAGAGATGATAATGAGGTTCTTATGTTTTACCTTTTAGGGTTGCGCTTGCTTAAATATATTACCTTTAGAATGGCTTATGCTACAATTTTTGCATTTTTACTGTCTTTAATTATAGGTCCCCAGATTATTTTGAGACTAAAAAAATTAAGGGCCGATCAGATTTTAAGAGAAGATGGGCCTAAAAGGCATTTGAGTGAAAAAACAGGAATTCCTACTATGGGAGGCATTCTTATTTTTTTTTGTGTTTTTATCTCTTTAATGTTTTGGAGTAATATTTTAAATGTTTATTTTTTAATTATGTTTTTTGTTATGTTTGGATTTGCTTTTTTAGGGTTTATAGACGATTTTTTAAAAATCAAAAAGAAAACCTCAGATGGGCTTAAAGCCCGATTTAAGATTTATGGGCAAATAATATTTTCTTTTATTTCTGTTAGCATTTTGTATTATTTTGGAGGTGAACATGTTAGTATAATTTATTTTCCTTTTATTAAGTCTTTTCAAATAGATTTGGGAGTATTTTACATTCCTTTTGGCATGTTTATTTTAATTTCGGCTTCTAATTCTGTTAATTTAACAGATGGGCTTGATGGACTTGCAATTGGATTAAGCATAGTTATAACAGGAGCTTTAATAATAATTGCCTATATTACAAGTAGGGCTGATTTTGCAACTTATTTAAATATTCCAAATATTAAAGGTTCTGAAGAGCTTGTAATATTTCTTGGAGCTTTACTAGGAGGTAGTTTTGGATTTTTATGGTTTAACGCTTATCCTGCTAAAATTATGATGGGAGATACAGGTAGTCTGGCTTTAGGTGCCATTCTAGGAATGGCAGCTTTGATTTTAAAAAGTGAAATACTTTTTTCAATCTTAGCGGGTGTTTTTATTATTGAAACCATGTCTGTAATTATTCAGGTCATAGTTTATAAAAAGACTAAAAAAAGAGTATTTAAAATGGCTCCACTTCATCATCATTTTGAAGAACTTGGGTGGTCTGAGATGCAAGTTGTTATTAGATTTTGGATAATGGGGCTAATATTTGCTATAATTGCTTTAAGTACGATAAAAATCAGATAATTTATTATGTTTGTAGAGATTAATTCGCTTAGGAAGTGCTATTTGCTTGTTTTGCTACTATTAGTAGCCTATGGCCTTATAGTTTTTTATACTTCTTCCTTTTTCTTAAGTTTAGAATTAACAGGTAATCCAAATTTTTTATTTTTTACAAGACTCAATTATCTTTTTTTGAGCTTTTTAGTTTTTATTGTTTTTGAGAGAATTCCTTTGAATTTTTTAAAAAAAACAATATTTCCTATATTAACTATAACTCTTTTTTTAATTATGGCAACTTTTTTATCTCCAAGTATTTCTGGAGCAAAGAGATGGATATTCTTTCAAGGTATTAGCATCCAACCTTCTGAGATTTTTAAAATATCTTTTACTATTTATCTTTCAACTTATTTGAGTAAGTTTGATCCAAGAAAAAATAATAGTATTTCATACTGGTTAAAGCCGATGCTGATTTTTGCAATTTTTTGGGTGTTAATAATTTTGCAAAAC
It contains:
- the mraY gene encoding phospho-N-acetylmuramoyl-pentapeptide-transferase, which produces MFYLLGLRLLKYITFRMAYATIFAFLLSLIIGPQIILRLKKLRADQILREDGPKRHLSEKTGIPTMGGILIFFCVFISLMFWSNILNVYFLIMFFVMFGFAFLGFIDDFLKIKKKTSDGLKARFKIYGQIIFSFISVSILYYFGGEHVSIIYFPFIKSFQIDLGVFYIPFGMFILISASNSVNLTDGLDGLAIGLSIVITGALIIIAYITSRADFATYLNIPNIKGSEELVIFLGALLGGSFGFLWFNAYPAKIMMGDTGSLALGAILGMAALILKSEILFSILAGVFIIETMSVIIQVIVYKKTKKRVFKMAPLHHHFEELGWSEMQVVIRFWIMGLIFAIIALSTIKIR